From a region of the Takifugu flavidus isolate HTHZ2018 unplaced genomic scaffold, ASM371156v2 ctg485, whole genome shotgun sequence genome:
- the LOC130520713 gene encoding glyoxalase domain-containing protein 5-like, translating into MCKALGFGQQKFNLHQLGQEFEPKAKHPTSGSADLCLITRTPLAQVAAHLKACGVEIEEGPVERTGAVGTITSLYFRDPDHNLIEVSNYMQPSEGS; encoded by the exons ATGTGTAAAGCTCTGGGGTTTGGCCAGCAGAAGTTCAACCTTCACCAGCTGGGGCAGGAATTTGAGCCCAAAGCAAAGCATCCAACTTCAGGCTCCGCTGACCTGTGTCTCATAACCAGAACCCCTCTGGCCCAAGTAGCTGCACATCTGAAG GCTTGTGGCGTTGAGATCGAAGAGGGTCCAGTGGAAAGGACTGGAGCTGTGGGCACCATCACCTCCCTGTACTTCAGGGATCCAGACCACAATCTCATTGAGGTGTCCAACTATATGCAGCCATCAGAGGGCTCCTAA